A section of the Felis catus isolate Fca126 chromosome B2, F.catus_Fca126_mat1.0, whole genome shotgun sequence genome encodes:
- the OARD1 gene encoding ADP-ribose glycohydrolase OARD1 isoform X2 — MAGSPNEDPEGSRITYVKGDLFACPKTDSLAHCISEDCRMGAGIAVLFKKKFGGVQELLNQQKKSGEVAVLKRDGRYIYYLDWMWS; from the exons ATGGCCGGCAGCCCTAATGAAGATCCAGAAGGAAGCAGA ATCACTTATGTGAAAGGAGACCTTTTTGCATGCCCCAAAACAGACTCTTTAGCCCACTGTATCAGTGAGGATTGTCGAATGGGTGCTGGGATAGCTGTCCTTTTCAAGAAGAAATTTGGAGGGGTGCAGGAGCTGTTAAATCAAC aaaagaaatctgGAGAAGTGGCTGTTCTGAAGAGAGATGGGCGATATATATATTACTTG gaTTGGATGTGGTCTTGA
- the OARD1 gene encoding ADP-ribose glycohydrolase OARD1 isoform X1 — protein MAGSPNEDPEGSRITYVKGDLFACPKTDSLAHCISEDCRMGAGIAVLFKKKFGGVQELLNQQKKSGEVAVLKRDGRYIYYLITKKRASHKPTYENLQKSLEAMKSHCLKNGVTDLSMPRIGCGLDRLQWENVSAMIEEVFEATDIRITVYTL, from the exons ATGGCCGGCAGCCCTAATGAAGATCCAGAAGGAAGCAGA ATCACTTATGTGAAAGGAGACCTTTTTGCATGCCCCAAAACAGACTCTTTAGCCCACTGTATCAGTGAGGATTGTCGAATGGGTGCTGGGATAGCTGTCCTTTTCAAGAAGAAATTTGGAGGGGTGCAGGAGCTGTTAAATCAAC aaaagaaatctgGAGAAGTGGCTGTTCTGAAGAGAGATGGGCGATATATATATTACTTG ATTACAAAGAAAAGGGCTTCACATAAGCCAACTTATGAAAACTTACAGAAGAGTTTAGAGGCCATGAAGTCCCACTGTCTGAAGAATGGAGTCACCGACCTCTCTATGCCCAG gaTTGGATGTGGTCTTGATCGTCTGCAATGGGAAAACGTATCTGCAATGATTGAGGAGGTGTTTGAAGCAACAGACATCAGAATTACTGTGTACACACTCTGA